ATCTGTTTCACAATCTGAGTTCGACTCGGTATTTCACGTCGGCATAACTCGCCCAAACACCTCGGTCAGTCCCCTCTCCCTCCGGGAGAGGGTTAGGGTGAGGGGCCTTTGATCTGGCTTTTGATCTTGTTTTGGCTTTGGCTCTGGCTTTTGATCTTTTGCCCCACCGTAGCGAGGGAACACTGAGCCTCAGCGAAGTGCCGTACGCCGGGGCAAGCCTTTTTGGTTACTTTTTCGGCGTCTGGAAAAAGTGACTGCCGTAAGGGCGGAACCCTGACCAGCAACACCCGCAGCAACGGATATGCCCCCAATCCCAAAACCCCAAACACAAAAAAAGGCGCGATCCTCTCGAATCGCGCCTTTCTCATGTCCCGCTATCTATCAACTACCCAACGCCTTCGACGCCAGCCAGAACAACCCAGCCGACAGCGCAACCGTCGCCGGCAGAGTCAACACCCAAGCCAACAGAATGGTGCGAACCGTGCCACCCTGCAGGCCGCTCTTGTTAGCAACCATGGTGCCCGCCACGCCCGAAGACAGAACGTGAGTGGTCGACACCGGCAGGCTGAAAATGTTGGCCATACCGATCAGACTGGCAGTAGTGATCTGCGCCGACATGCCCTGGGAATAGGTCATGCCCTGCTTGCCGATCTTCTCGCCGATGGTCAGTACCACGCGCTTCCAGCCAACCATGGTGCCCAGGCCCAGAGCCAGTGCAACCGCCAGAATCACCCAGAAAGGCGCGTATTCGGTGGTGGTGGTCAGGTCTTTGCGCAGCTTATCGAGGTCAGCCTTTTCACGCGGTTCCAGACCAGGCAGCTTGCCAACCTTCTTCGCGGTGTCGTCCAGGCACAGCAGGTAACGACGCACTTCGATACGACTTTCCGACGACAGCGAGTGGTAGTCCGCAACACCTTTGAGGGTGTGCAGCAGGGCGCTGATGGTCGGTTCGGTCTGCTGCGGGTTGCAGCGGAATTTCTCCGGCAGATCGCCTTCCACGCTCTTGCCCAGGGCCAGGAATTCACCCAGCGAATCGGCGTTGCGCTGGTAGAACTGACTCAGGTGCAGGGTCGCATCGCGGGTACGTTCGATCTGATACGTGGTGCTGTTCAGGTCGAGAACGAACTGTGCAGGCACGATACCGATCAACACCAGCATGATCAGGCCGATGCCTTTCTGGCCATCGTTGGAGCCGTGCACGAAGCTCACGGCCATGGCCGAGATCACCAGGACCAAGCGGTTCCAGAACGGTGGGTGCTTCTTGTCGTCGATCTTGCGGCGCTGTTCCGGTGTCTTGTGCATCTTCGACAGCGGACGCCACCACTTCAGGCCGATCAGGATCAGCGCGGCGATCAGGAAACCGGCCATTGGCGAGAACACCAGCGAGGCGCCGATGTCGATCGCTTTCTGCCAGTTCACGCCGTCGGCCAACGGAATATCGTTGATCAGGGCGTTGGCCAGGCCGACACCGAGGATCGAGCCGATCAAAGTGTGCGAGCTGGACGCCGGGATACCGAAGTACCAGGTGCCCAGGTTCCAGGCGATTGCCGCGGCGAGCAACGAGAACACCATTGCCAGACCATGGCCGGTGTTCACATTGATCAGCAGCTCAACCGGGAGCAAATGGACAATGGCATACGCCACGCCAACGCCACCCAGCAGCACGCCGAGGAAATTGAACACACCGGAAAAGAACACCGCCAGGTGGGGCGGCATGGCTTTGGTGTAGATAACAGTGGCTACCGCGTTAGCGGTGTCATGAAATCCATTGATGAACTCGAAGGCGAGGACAAACGTCAGGGCGAGCAAGAGGCTCACAAGCACCCAAGCATCCAGTCCGCTGAATAAATCGATCATGAAGGTTTTCTGACCCGGTCGTAAGGGGGCGCGATTATGCCAGAAAAGACTGGAAATCGATCCCCTACCTGCTCATCGGTTACACACTTCTTCGATTTAATTTGTTGCAGCGCATGAAAACCCAGCACAACGCATGGTTTTTCAAGTCATTGATTTTATTCGTAAAAGACTGATTTCGCAGGCGATTTCAACGTCGCGGAGAGGTCTCGAACGCTTGTCTGAAATATCTGTGAAACCTGTAGGACGCCCGTCCTCAATCTGCCAGACCGGATGATGGCCGCTGCCCGCGGGTAGCGGGCGCGCAAGGCATCGTCGTTTCACCGCGCTTGTAACCGGTATCGACGTAAAACCTTCAACGATCCAAAAACCGCGGCTCAAGGCTCTTCGGCTTTGAGTTCCTTTTCGATCTTTTCGATTTCTTGCTTGAAGACCTGATCCTGAACGGTCGGGCGTTTACGCCACGCTTTGCGTTCCGGTTCTGGCTGAGCGGCGTAGGTGGTGACTTCCCCGCCGTAAACTTCCTTGTAACGTTGTTCCTGGCGCTCAAGTTCCGCGCGCAGTTCGTCTTTCGTCACAGTGCTACCTGTATGAGTTGAGTTATGTGTCTGGTGAAACGCACTGCAACGAATCCATTGAACGAAGCCACCGAGAGTTCAATGCCCAGACAGGCATTGGTTTTATCGATGGGGCGATCAAGACTTCCGTGTTACAGGCGGCTACGGCACCAGATAAAAACTGACGCAGCATCAGTTTCCTGTTTCAGCGAGCGCAGGCGTTGCATGAGTAATGCGCGTCAGGCGCTGGCCGGGCTGTCGGCGATGGACATCGCCACAGCGGGTGACGATCTCGGCGTTTGAAAACGAGGTGCCACTGAGGTGCATTATAGCGGTCGATTCAGGAATGACTATCTTTGCCAAGTTAAAAACGGTTCTGGATGTGTGATTGTTTTGTGACCCGCAACTTTTGTCGCTAGTTGAAGTGCGTGGTGGCCTTTATTGGGCGAGTGATCGGTTTTTGGCGCCATTAAGTCGAACAACTAAGGCCGTGATTCGGATAACGAGAGAAGTTGAGTAAACCCAGAAAGGCGCATGAAACGGCCGCAACGGTTGATTGCGATTATCGGTCGGCGGTTCGATAATCGCCCAATGTTGCAGGTCCGCTGCTTGTGCATTTGTCGGCAAGCCGCTTGTATAGCCCATTGATCCGTGCCGGATAAAAGGACAAGAAATGAACGATCAAATGCGCAACTCCTTCACCTCCGTGGCGCCGCCGATCGTCGCCTCGCCGGCCAAACGCATCCAGGCGCTGACCGGTGATCCGGACTTCATGACCTCGCTGGCCCGGGGCTTGGCGGTGGTGCAGGCGTTTCAAGAGCGCAAGCGCCATCTGACCATCGCCCAAATCAGTCATCGCACGGAAATTCCCCGCGCCGCCGTGCGTCGTTGCCTGCATACCTTGATCAAACTTGGCTACGCCACCACGGACGGTCGCACCTACTCATTGCTGCCCAAAGTGCTGACCCTCGGCCACGCCTATCTGTCGTCGACGCCATTGGCAGTGTCCGCTCAGCCGTATCTCGACCGCATGAGCGAGCAACTGCACGAAGCCTGCAACATGGCCACGCTGGAAGGCGACGACATTCTCTACATCGCGCGTTCGGCGACCACTCAGCGGCTGATTTCGGTGGACCTGTCAGTGGGTGGGCGCTTGCCGGCGTATTGCACGTCGATGGGGCGAATTCTGCTGGCAGCACTCGATGACACATCGCTGCGTGAATACCTCGATCACGCCGAACTGGTCGCCAAGACCAGCCGCACGATCCATACACCAGATGCGTTGCTCGAATGCCTGCAGGAAGTGCGGCAGCAAGGCTGGTGCATCGTCGATCAGGAACTTGAACAGGGCCTGCGCTCAATTGCCGTGCCGGTCTACGACGCGTCTGGCCAAGTGGTGGCGGCGCTCAACGTCAGCACCCACGCTGGTCGCGTCAGCCGTACCGAGCTTGAGCAGCGCTTCCTGCCGGGCCTGCTCAGTGCCAGTCGCGACCTCAGCGCGCAGTTATTCGCCTGATGAAGCTGTTCGATAAACGCACAGTGTTGCGTTTATCGAATTGACGCTAAAACCTTCGGATCATTAATGTCGCGGCAGCGTCATCCGGCGCTGATGTGAATGAGCCCGCCGGATTGTCGACTCCCATAATAATGACAAGAGGCAACTCACCATGCGCACGCTCTCCGACTGTCTCCGCTCCACCCGCTGTTGCCGGGTTTCCCGCAACGCCTGATCCACACCTTCTATTCTTGTGACCGTGCCGCTCTTTGGCCGGCCGCTGTTCGACTGCGTTTTTTGCGTGGAATAAAAATAATGAACCAGCCTCAGTCCGCTGTAGGTAACTGCCTCGACGTGCAGACCTTCATCAATGCCCAACCGATCTCGCGCTATCAGTGGCGCGTGGTGATTCTGTGTTTCCTGATTGTCTTTCTCGATGGCCTCGACACGGCGGCGATGGGCTTCATTGCCCCGGCGCTGTCGCAGGACTGGGGCATCGACCGCGCCAGCCTTGGCCCGGTGATGAGTGCTGCGTTGATCGGCATGGTTTTCGGTGCATTGGGTTCCGGCCCGTTGGCTGACCGCTTTGGACGAAAAGTCGTACTGGTGGGCGCTGTGGTTCTGTTCGGCGCCTTCAGCCTTGCTTCGGCATACAGCACTAACGTTGAACAACTGCTGGTGCTGCGCTTCCTGACCGGTCTCGGCTTGGGCGCGGGGATGCCGAACGCCACCACACTGCTCTCGGAATACACCCCGGAGCGCAAGAAGTCGCTGCTGGTGACCAGCATGTTCTGCGGTTTCAACCTCGGCATGGCCGGTGGCGGGTTCATTTCCGCCAAGCTGATCCCGGCGTTCGGCTGGCACAGCCTGCTGCTGATTGGCGGGATCCTGCCGCTGATCCTCGCCGTGGTGCTGCTGTTCTGGCTGCCGGAATCGGCGCGTTACCTTGTTGTGCGTAACCGCGGCACTGACAAAGTGCGCAAGACCCTGGCACCGATCGATCCGGTTACCGTCGCTCAAGCCTCCAGTTTCAGCGTGCCTGAACAGAAGACCGTCAAGGCGCGCAATGTGTTTGCGGTGATTTTCTCCGGTACTTACAGCACCGGCACCTTGCTGCTGTGGCTGACCTATTTCATGGGCCTGGTGATCGTTTATCTGCTGACCAGTTGGCTGCCGACGCTGATGCGTGACAGCGGCGCGAGCATGGAGCAAGCCGCGTTCATCGGTGCATTGTTCCAGTTTGGCGGGGTATTGAGCGCGGTCGCTGTGGGATGGGCGATGGACCGCTTCAATCCGCACAAGGTCATCGGCATTTTCTACCTGCTGGCCGGGGTGTTTGCCTACGCGGTCGGGCAGAGCCTGGGCAACATCACCTTGCTGGCGACTTTGGTACTGGTGGCGGGGATGTGCGTGAACGGTGCGCAATCGGCGATGCCGTCGCTGGCCGCGCGTTTTTATCCGACTCAGGGGCGGGCGACCGGGGTGTCGTGGATGCTGGGGATTGGCCGCTTTGGCGCGATTCTCGGGGCGTGGATGGGCGCGACGTTGTTGGGCCTTGGCTGGAATTTCGAGCAGGTGCTGACGGCGTTGGTGATTCCTGCGGGTCTGGCGACGGCGGCAGTGTTGGTCAAAGGCATGGTCAGCCATGCGGATGCCACCTGATATCGCGGTGTGAAGCGAAAAGATCGCAGCCTGCAGCAGCTCAGGGTTACGCATTCCCATGTAGGAGCTGCCGAAGGCTGCGATCTTTTGCAGGAAACACGAACCGATAGGCTGACAACAATCTGTTCGATAAACGAACACTCAGTCGATTATCGGATTGTTTGGCCATTTCCCCAGGCTTAATCTGCAGTGACTCCGGCGCTGAACCTCGCGCCTTTTTATCACTGGCGATTCATTACAAAAACAGGAGCCCGCTCCATGGCTGAGATCCTTTCGCTGCACGACGCGGTGAAGCAATTCGTCAACGACGGTGACACCGTCGCACTCGAAGGCTTCACTCACCTGATCCCTACGGCCGCAGGTCATGAAATCATTCGTCAGGGCAAGAAAGATCTGACGCTGGTGCGGATGACGCCTGACCTGATCTACGACCAACTGATCGGCGCCGGTTGCGCGCGCAAACTGATTTTCTCCTGGGGCGGTAACCCGGGCGTGGGCTCGCTGCACCGTCTGCGCGACGCGGTCGAGAAACAATGGCCGCAGCCGCTGGAAATCGAAGAACACAGCCACGCCGACCTGGCCAATGCCTACGTCGCCGGTGCATCCGGCCTACCGTTCGCGGTGCTGCGTGCCTACGCTGGTTCCGACCTGCCGAAGGTCAATCCGCTGATCAAGACTGTGACTTGCCCGTTCACCGGTGAAGTGTTGGCGGCCGTGCCGTCGGTGCGCCCGGACGTGACCGTGATCCACGCACAGAAAGCCGACCGCCAGGGCAACGTGCTGCTGTGGGGCATTCTCGGCGTGCAGAAAGAAGCCGCACTGGCTGCCAAACGTTGCATCGTCACCGTGGAAGAAATCGTCGACAACCTCAACGCGCCGATGAACTCTTGCGTGTTGCCGACCTGGGCCTTGAGCGCGGTTTGCCACGTACCCGGCGGCGCACATCCGTCCTACGCCCACGGTTACAACGAGCGCGACAATCGTTTCTATCAAGCGTGGGATCCGATCGCTCGCGACCGTGAGACGTTCACCGCGTGGATCAACGAATACATCCATGGCTGCGCTGACTTCAGCGCGTTCCAGGCCAAGTTGGCCGCTGCTTCGGAGGCCAAGTAATGACTTACACCACCAATGAAATGATGACCGTCGCGGCGGCCCGTCGCCTGAAGAACGGCTCGGTGTGCTTCGTCGGCATCGGCCTGCCGTCGAAAGCCGCCAACCTCGCGCGCCTGACCTCCTCGCCAGACGTCGTGCTGATCTATGAGTCGGGTCCGATTGGCGCCAAGCCAAGCGTATTGCCGCTGTCGATCGGCGATGGCGAGTTGGCGGAAACTGCTGACACTGTCGTGCCGACCGGTGAAATTTTTCGCTATTGGCTGCAGGGCGGGCGCATAGACGTCGGTTTTCTAGGCGCCGCGCAGGTCGACCGTTTCGGCAACATCAACACCACCGTGGTCGGTGATTACTTCTCGCCGAAAGTGCGCCTGCCGGGTGCCGGTGGTGCGCCGGAAATCGCCGGTTCGGCGAAAAGCGTGTTGATCATCCTTAAACAGTCGGCGCGCTCGTTTGTCGACAAGCTTGATTTCATCACCTCGGTCGGTCACGGCGAGGGCGGCGATTCTCGCAAGCGTCTGGGCCTGCCGGGCGCCGGGCCCGTCGGGATCATCACCGACCTGTGCATCATGGAGCCGGAAGAGGGCACCCACGAATTCGTGGTCACTGCGCTGCATCCAGGCGTAACCCGCGAGCAAGTGGTCGCGGCCACCGGTTGGGCGATTCGTTTTGCTGACAGCGTTGAAACCACCGCTGAACCGACCGACGTCGAACTGACCGCGCTGCGCGATCTCGAAGCGCGCACCGCCGCCGCCCACGGTCAGGCACCGGGAGAAGCATGATGCGTGACGTTTATATCTGCGACGCGATTCGCACGCCGATCGGCCGTTTCGGCGGCGGTTTGTCCGCGGTTCGTGCCGATGACCTGGCCGCCGTGCCAATCAAAGCCCTGATGGAACGCAATCCCTCGGTGGACTGGAATGCT
This region of Pseudomonas sp. R84 genomic DNA includes:
- a CDS encoding inorganic phosphate transporter — encoded protein: MIDLFSGLDAWVLVSLLLALTFVLAFEFINGFHDTANAVATVIYTKAMPPHLAVFFSGVFNFLGVLLGGVGVAYAIVHLLPVELLINVNTGHGLAMVFSLLAAAIAWNLGTWYFGIPASSSHTLIGSILGVGLANALINDIPLADGVNWQKAIDIGASLVFSPMAGFLIAALILIGLKWWRPLSKMHKTPEQRRKIDDKKHPPFWNRLVLVISAMAVSFVHGSNDGQKGIGLIMLVLIGIVPAQFVLDLNSTTYQIERTRDATLHLSQFYQRNADSLGEFLALGKSVEGDLPEKFRCNPQQTEPTISALLHTLKGVADYHSLSSESRIEVRRYLLCLDDTAKKVGKLPGLEPREKADLDKLRKDLTTTTEYAPFWVILAVALALGLGTMVGWKRVVLTIGEKIGKQGMTYSQGMSAQITTASLIGMANIFSLPVSTTHVLSSGVAGTMVANKSGLQGGTVRTILLAWVLTLPATVALSAGLFWLASKALGS
- the pcaR gene encoding pca regulon transcriptional regulator PcaR, translating into MNDQMRNSFTSVAPPIVASPAKRIQALTGDPDFMTSLARGLAVVQAFQERKRHLTIAQISHRTEIPRAAVRRCLHTLIKLGYATTDGRTYSLLPKVLTLGHAYLSSTPLAVSAQPYLDRMSEQLHEACNMATLEGDDILYIARSATTQRLISVDLSVGGRLPAYCTSMGRILLAALDDTSLREYLDHAELVAKTSRTIHTPDALLECLQEVRQQGWCIVDQELEQGLRSIAVPVYDASGQVVAALNVSTHAGRVSRTELEQRFLPGLLSASRDLSAQLFA
- a CDS encoding MFS transporter, translated to MNQPQSAVGNCLDVQTFINAQPISRYQWRVVILCFLIVFLDGLDTAAMGFIAPALSQDWGIDRASLGPVMSAALIGMVFGALGSGPLADRFGRKVVLVGAVVLFGAFSLASAYSTNVEQLLVLRFLTGLGLGAGMPNATTLLSEYTPERKKSLLVTSMFCGFNLGMAGGGFISAKLIPAFGWHSLLLIGGILPLILAVVLLFWLPESARYLVVRNRGTDKVRKTLAPIDPVTVAQASSFSVPEQKTVKARNVFAVIFSGTYSTGTLLLWLTYFMGLVIVYLLTSWLPTLMRDSGASMEQAAFIGALFQFGGVLSAVAVGWAMDRFNPHKVIGIFYLLAGVFAYAVGQSLGNITLLATLVLVAGMCVNGAQSAMPSLAARFYPTQGRATGVSWMLGIGRFGAILGAWMGATLLGLGWNFEQVLTALVIPAGLATAAVLVKGMVSHADAT
- a CDS encoding CoA transferase subunit A codes for the protein MAEILSLHDAVKQFVNDGDTVALEGFTHLIPTAAGHEIIRQGKKDLTLVRMTPDLIYDQLIGAGCARKLIFSWGGNPGVGSLHRLRDAVEKQWPQPLEIEEHSHADLANAYVAGASGLPFAVLRAYAGSDLPKVNPLIKTVTCPFTGEVLAAVPSVRPDVTVIHAQKADRQGNVLLWGILGVQKEAALAAKRCIVTVEEIVDNLNAPMNSCVLPTWALSAVCHVPGGAHPSYAHGYNERDNRFYQAWDPIARDRETFTAWINEYIHGCADFSAFQAKLAAASEAK
- a CDS encoding CoA-transferase subunit beta; the protein is MTYTTNEMMTVAAARRLKNGSVCFVGIGLPSKAANLARLTSSPDVVLIYESGPIGAKPSVLPLSIGDGELAETADTVVPTGEIFRYWLQGGRIDVGFLGAAQVDRFGNINTTVVGDYFSPKVRLPGAGGAPEIAGSAKSVLIILKQSARSFVDKLDFITSVGHGEGGDSRKRLGLPGAGPVGIITDLCIMEPEEGTHEFVVTALHPGVTREQVVAATGWAIRFADSVETTAEPTDVELTALRDLEARTAAAHGQAPGEA